One stretch of Planctomycetota bacterium DNA includes these proteins:
- a CDS encoding insulinase family protein has protein sequence MKITEKEIRSFNKVNLGSGINLYLCPTDQFKTVYLKLFIHTPLDENVTANSLLTSVLLRGCKKYPNMRKIVAFLDSLYGANFGSDVSKIGERHLLEFHFEGVADRFLPEKAHVLENGLTFLKRLLAEPLVRNNGLPADYVTQEKRNLRNEISGLKDNKIAYAHQRCVEEMCHSEPYRIYEEGRIEDIDCLTGQDLLKRLQEVIYKYPIDIFILGAFSPDKIEKSVRRIFSVKRDKASTEVPATFVNKKVEKENIIREKAEDAEQAKLVMGFRTYTTWSDEDVFPMMIFNGVLGAFPHSKLFCNVREKAGLAYYASSSIERNKGLMFVQAGIGSDKFEPAGNIIKEQINEIKKGNVSDDEMSATIKSIDDRYKTIRDTPFSYIGYTLEQLINQRTDSLETLREKIRSVTKKDVIRMADKVKLDTVYFLSNK, from the coding sequence GTTCGGGAATTAACCTCTACCTATGCCCGACAGACCAATTCAAGACCGTTTATCTCAAGCTTTTTATCCACACGCCACTGGATGAAAATGTTACCGCCAATTCCCTCTTAACCAGCGTGCTTTTGCGCGGATGCAAGAAATATCCGAATATGAGAAAAATCGTGGCGTTCCTGGATTCGCTTTATGGGGCAAATTTCGGGAGCGATGTCAGTAAAATCGGCGAGCGCCATCTCCTGGAATTCCATTTCGAAGGCGTGGCAGACCGCTTCCTGCCGGAAAAGGCGCACGTCCTGGAAAACGGATTGACATTCCTTAAGCGGCTTCTTGCCGAACCTTTGGTCAGGAATAATGGGCTTCCGGCGGATTATGTAACACAGGAAAAGCGCAATCTTAGGAATGAAATAAGCGGCCTTAAAGACAACAAAATCGCCTATGCCCACCAACGCTGCGTGGAGGAAATGTGCCACTCCGAGCCTTACCGCATCTATGAAGAAGGCAGAATAGAGGATATCGATTGCCTGACCGGGCAGGATTTACTGAAACGGCTCCAAGAAGTTATTTATAAATACCCGATAGATATTTTCATACTCGGCGCGTTCAGCCCGGATAAGATAGAAAAATCCGTCCGGCGGATATTTTCTGTAAAGCGCGACAAGGCCTCAACTGAAGTGCCGGCAACATTCGTCAACAAGAAAGTGGAAAAGGAAAATATCATCCGGGAAAAAGCAGAGGATGCCGAGCAGGCAAAACTGGTCATGGGTTTCCGCACTTATACCACCTGGAGTGACGAGGATGTCTTCCCGATGATGATATTTAACGGGGTACTCGGTGCATTCCCGCATTCCAAGCTTTTCTGCAATGTCCGCGAAAAAGCGGGACTGGCGTATTACGCCTCATCATCAATAGAACGCAACAAGGGGCTAATGTTTGTCCAGGCGGGCATCGGGTCGGATAAATTCGAGCCGGCGGGCAATATCATCAAGGAACAGATTAACGAGATTAAAAAAGGCAATGTCTCTGACGATGAGATGTCCGCAACCATTAAATCCATCGACGACCGTTACAAAACCATCCGCGACACGCCGTTTTCTTATATCGGCTATACGCTGGAACAGCTTATCAACCAGCGAACGGATTCCCTGGAAACATTGAGGGAAAAGATACGTTCGGTTACCAAGAAAGACGTTATCCGCATGGCGGATAAGGTAAAGCTGGATACGGTATACTTTTTATCTAACAAATAA
- a CDS encoding sigma 54-interacting transcriptional regulator, which yields MCPDIKSTLRPEDLISLIEISKAMVAEPDMDKLLTFILNKATEVLKAERSSLFMYNPQTNQMESRIAQKADFKITVPMGKGIVGHTAQERKSVICPDTYNDPHFMQLIDKMTGYKTRNILSTPLITPEGDLIGVIEVLNKIEAPNKSETFSDYDVSLVEAFASYATIAIRNAAQRAEIHLLNKQLSDKLETIEKELQVKYQYGNIIGQSPKMQEIYRLLEKAKDTSFAVLIQGESGTGKELIARAIHFNGPRAGEKFLSQNCTAIPESLLEAELFGYAKGAFTGANQDRKGLFALADKGTLFLDEIADMSQEMQKKLLRVIQEGELRPIGGKEILKVDVRLVTASNKDIRELVQQKKFREDLFYRLNVIPITLPPLKERKDDIPLLVNHFLDKIAKETNSERKALDKEALKIFISYNWPGNVRELENEIKRMTVLCDETLRAQDISPHILNTTTKISIAGAAGESLTQSKILKEGRKEIEKHIITRALEENGWNITKAAEYLKMLRPNLSAKMKQLGIERPEK from the coding sequence ATGTGCCCTGATATTAAATCAACGCTCCGGCCGGAAGACCTCATTTCACTTATCGAGATTTCCAAGGCAATGGTGGCAGAACCGGATATGGATAAGCTCCTGACGTTTATCCTTAACAAAGCAACCGAGGTCCTTAAAGCCGAGCGCAGTTCCTTATTTATGTATAATCCCCAAACCAACCAGATGGAAAGCCGGATTGCCCAGAAGGCGGATTTTAAAATCACTGTTCCCATGGGCAAGGGAATTGTCGGCCACACTGCCCAAGAACGCAAAAGCGTAATCTGCCCGGATACATACAACGACCCGCACTTCATGCAGTTGATAGATAAGATGACCGGCTACAAGACGCGCAATATCCTTTCCACCCCGCTTATCACCCCGGAAGGCGATTTGATAGGCGTAATCGAGGTCTTAAATAAAATAGAAGCGCCCAATAAATCTGAAACTTTCTCGGATTACGATGTCAGTCTGGTTGAGGCATTTGCCTCTTACGCGACGATTGCCATCCGGAACGCCGCCCAGCGCGCCGAAATACATCTCTTGAATAAACAGTTGAGCGATAAGCTGGAAACCATAGAAAAAGAGCTTCAGGTTAAATATCAATACGGCAACATCATCGGGCAGAGCCCGAAAATGCAGGAAATCTACCGCCTCCTGGAAAAAGCCAAGGACACCTCTTTCGCGGTTTTGATACAGGGCGAAAGCGGGACCGGAAAGGAACTTATCGCCCGGGCGATACATTTTAACGGGCCGCGCGCCGGGGAAAAATTCCTTTCCCAAAATTGCACGGCGATTCCGGAATCGTTGCTTGAAGCCGAGCTTTTCGGCTATGCCAAAGGCGCGTTTACCGGCGCCAACCAGGACCGTAAAGGCCTTTTCGCGCTGGCTGACAAAGGAACGCTCTTCCTGGATGAAATCGCGGATATGAGCCAAGAGATGCAGAAAAAACTCCTGCGCGTCATACAGGAAGGGGAGCTGCGTCCCATCGGCGGGAAGGAAATCCTCAAAGTTGATGTGCGCCTGGTAACCGCCAGCAACAAGGATATCCGGGAACTCGTCCAGCAGAAGAAATTCCGCGAAGACCTTTTCTATAGGCTGAACGTGATACCGATAACGCTTCCTCCTTTAAAAGAAAGGAAGGACGATATTCCGCTTTTGGTCAACCACTTCCTTGATAAGATTGCCAAAGAGACCAATTCCGAAAGGAAAGCGCTTGATAAAGAAGCGCTGAAGATATTTATTTCCTATAACTGGCCAGGGAACGTGCGCGAGCTTGAAAACGAGATTAAGAGGATGACGGTCCTCTGCGATGAGACATTGAGGGCGCAGGATATTTCGCCCCATATATTAAATACCACGACAAAGATATCAATTGCCGGCGCGGCAGGGGAAAGCCTGACCCAATCCAAGATATTGAAGGAAGGCAGGAAAGAGATAGAAAAGCACATTATCACTAGAGCACTCGAAGAAAATGGGTGGAATATTACCAAGGCAGCGGAGTATCTGAAGATGCTCCGTCCCAACCTTTCCGCCAAGATGAAGCAACTGGGGATAGAAAGACCTGAGAAGTAA